From Macaca fascicularis isolate 582-1 chromosome 14, T2T-MFA8v1.1, a single genomic window includes:
- the LOC141408559 gene encoding uncharacterized protein yields MASASPDAHPLNQAGEGSARTPRLHRPRWRSGDGCGPGGAGRRERRSPRSQGRGAAPRPRIPRPGASAPALRPGSTELFPSNSLDGGRTARCLSPPPPFSFISFSCSFLPPFLFPGGGCARLRQKLASDAKTKVVRSARPRRRGPASSRLFLPLRARPHRGPAGSAGKLFAASCYIPAHSQPSAPLPVARDPLALVRSALRPRSARQGPGACPVFYAANHKRWVHSEAEVWSLRRTRPPLAPESPSAPLGSFSRPVLGKGASSSPGLAKGRRPKEVERGCANPPPPPRVTPA; encoded by the exons ATGGCTTCTGCCTCCCCCGACGCGCACCCCCTAAACCAGGCGGGCGAGGGCTCCGCCCGGACGCCCCGGCTCCACAGGCCGAGGTGGAGAAGCGGCGACGGCTGCGGGCCGGGCGGTGCTGGGCGGCGGGAGCGACGCTCTCCTCGCTCTCAGGGCCGGGGGGCTGCGCCGCGGCCCCGCATCCCCCGCCCCGGCGCCTCCGCCCCCGCCCTGCGCCCCGGCTCCACTG AACTTTTTCCCTCCAACTCCCTTGACGGAGGCCGGACAGCTCGTTgcctttcccctcctccccctttctcttttatttccttttcttgttccttccttcctccctttcttttccctgGCGGCGGCTGCGCCCGACTGAGACAGAAACTCGCCTCAGACGCCAAAACTAAAGTTGTGAGAAGCGCCCGCCCGCGCCGCCGCGGCCCCGCCTCCTCTCGGCTCTTCCTTCCTCTGCGCGCCCGCCCGCACCGCGGCCCGGCCGGCAGCGCAGGGAAACTTTTCGCTGCAAGTTGCTACATTCCTGCACACTCCCAGCCCTCCGCGCCTCTCCCGGTCGCACGTGACCCGCTCGCCCTGGTCCGGTCCGCCCTTCGCCCGCGCTCAGCCCGGCAGGGGCCCGGAGCGTGCCCCGTGTTCTACGCCGCGAACCACAAACGCTGGGTCCATTCCGAGGCCGAAGTGTGGTCTCTGCGGAGAACGCGGCCGCCCTTGGCCCCAGAAAGTCCTTCCGCCCCGCTCGGCTCCTTTTCCCGGCCCGTGCTCGGGAAAGGCGCTTCCAGCTCGCCTGGACTTGCGAAAGGACGAAGGCCGAAAGAAGTGGAGAGAGGATGTGCGaacccacctcctcctccccgcgTTACCCCGGCTTGA